Proteins found in one Planococcus citri chromosome 2, ihPlaCitr1.1, whole genome shotgun sequence genomic segment:
- the CdGAPr gene encoding GTPase-activating protein CdGAPr isoform X3 — protein MTENINFWCIKSQISSGSGESDHKNGSGSIKIQHLTGSCALGRSRFPKLEECAHFHYEHVELGSLQISLYEEEDLKSLSSLEYNENSENKWLTVKVSSQGQSWLLRRTYENFRMLDQQLHQCIYDRKFSSLPELPPLENLPDKENPQAYIKNHLSKYCERFSEIAGSLINCGPVLSWLQLDNRGRRILVTDGDNCPINTPAVAAAYAVKKYQAVAADEISFDIGDMISVIDMPPPEDSIWWRGKRGFMVGFFPSQCVAVITDKVPRNLQLNQPSTIIEPSKPVLRKHGKLIAFFRAFILSRPSKRHLKQSGILKERVFGCDLGEHLLNSGRDVPMVLKCCSDFIERYGIVDGIYRLSGATSNIQKLRTTFDEDRIPTLYNDDSILQDIHSVASLLKMYFRELPNPLCTYQLYKHFVNAVQNADPAERVASMREVVQKLPPPHFRTLEFLMRHLSKVAEHGTRTGMTARNIAIVWAPNLLRCKELEFGGVAALQGVGVQAVVTEFLISNVDLVFCNDHISFHGTAKRIRPKSLSLGTPTKLLSLEEAQSKRLGLEHSHENYIEVGGGPSCLPKIYHTVIELPTRKRIPLKRSPMGWKSFFSRSSGGTSLRKSSSTNSGKRKTSIPNEITYKMTDSLKKKDTEAKTRLRTVKSAESLTSGVGNGSSVRNSMCLEYLSPPSPKHCGTSGHSRSVSHDSYFDHLSENTPMHSTLRDDDKGLSDLQVNFDLDESEMKIFSEESSQLFSNTSSSEQLQPNMKKVPILASAENTIIVDPSPKKHKTSCDNSSCSSATLSDDMTAVSNKRSRLEERLFDEDLAYIDSQCTDRLVVEVDVHHRETSQISSPMTDTAYSENENGCTVSDTTITNINVPYTPLSECSCTTSSNFEFSYQRLSSSMSSSQLPRSSTDSMKTNDGKKYENIPGNRLSYQGELRTGVPIKNNRLSLQTLTPGVEGDHFDSTKTTAVGQNEIKSTDKAFNKNVCESKMYRNSCDSNYSKDVFNDQVNGTLHEDDEWKSDKCDENQADCHSYENVQKPKLVLDDREMFSDSKNIEACNDSPYELVTMVGNRMTSVSSNDIIVPRDNNVMTDSNYEEIQPVCTARCLNNVDHHSEDDNYEKMSSSAYSENDLYSYEGSVRDKTKSNYEEISILGDDLASMRDLSSSNESLESSADEAMVENNLYESLVADDSSPDQAAKKFSVAKETEIVADNKENQNVNDYKNFVMIVESPEKENTQETISNDEHPLLISENPSPYSDSEPLFDKSEPLNDEQNSEQISSKENDLDKNDIPMKNDNLETNSIRPNTLIIPNENDNSESTKEPDSNENFPNNENTPEEIKSNKNGEIEMKNNLSSGCTKSVQDLVSRFEWSAENDFLNGRKDVTQRNKSLSPDYHEDKYPSSRKEYFSLPPVLVKRKPSGDSSSTMQPSDEKDDQTVRDRIEKYKEERRLALRQKYQVDGDINDQKDEEMIRRIKHKIQKNDRNSHDFDSSPSDDASSINSELVAKDKPAAVTTISILYTSRRKRDSVDVDKLEKSNSDTKDLNNDGSPKRTEDVSLRCKLITNNICGKNDKSFKPGSLSKSYSTDRIEPVREWSLKQNACDVKKPFTASLERKIKNSGNVESLVAKRVNQLSEASESSEISRLRRSGEIGSMRQRAHSTSGPVAPYCIRDIAAIFETKDNNK, from the exons ATGAccgaaaatattaatttttggtgtattAAG TCTCAAATTAGCAGCGGGTCTGGCGAATCCGATCATAAAAATGGATCTGGTAGCATCAAGATACAACACTTGACGGGGTCGTGCGCTCTTGGACGGTCCCGGTTTCCCAAGTTGGAAGAATGCGCTCACTTTCACTACGAGCATGTGGAGTTGGGCTCGTTACAG ATCTCGTTATACGAAGAAGAAGACTTGAAATCTTTATCTAGTCTAGAATATAACGAAAATTCGGAAAACAAATGGCTGACGGTGAAAGTGTCCTCGCAAGGGCAAAGCTGGCTGCTGCGAAGAACGTACGAAAATTTTCGTATGCTAGATCAACAGCTTCATCAGTGCATTTACGATAGGAAATTCAGCTCGTTGCCGGAATTACCTCCTTTGGAAAATTTACCCGATAAAGAAAATCCTCAG GCGTATATTAAAAATCATCTGAGTAAATACTGCGAacgattttcagaaattgccgGTAGTCTAATCAATTGTGGTCCGGTGCTGAGCTGGTTGCAATTAGATAATCGAGGTAGACGGATATTGGTCACCGATGGTGACAATTGTCCGATTAATACTCCGGCTGTTGCAGCTGCCTATgctgtgaaaaaataccaagCTGTGGCCGCTGATGAAATATCATTCGAC ATCGGAGATATGATATCTGTGATTGATATGCCGCCTCCTGAAGACAGCATTTGGTGGCGAGGAAAACGTGGCTTTATGGTAGGATTTTTTCCTTCTCAATGCGTGGCTGTTATTACCGATAAAGTTCCTCGTAATTTACAACTTAATCAACCTTCAACCATAATCGAACCTTCCAAACCAGTGCTCAG GAAACACGGCAAGTTGATAGCATTTTTTCGGGCATTTATCCTGTCCAGACCTTCGAAAAGGCACTTGAAACAATCGGGTATCTTGAAAGAGCGTGTTTTTGGTTGCGATTTGGGCGAGCATTTGTTGAACAGCGGACGAGATG TACCGATGGTGTTGAAATGTTGTTCGGATTTTATCGAAAGGTACGGAATCGTCGATGGGATTTATAGGCTTTCAGGAGCTACGtctaatattcaaaaattaag gACTACTTTCGATGAAGATCGAATACCAACATTATACAACGACGATTCTATTTTACAAGATATCCACAGCGTAGCgtctttgttgaaaatgtattttagaGAATTACCTAATCCATTGTGTACTTACCAGCTGTATAAACATTTCGTCAACGCTGTTCAGAACGCCGATCCAGCCGAAAGAGTAGCCTCGATGCGAGAAGTAGTACAAAAATTACCTCCCCCTCATTTCAG aactttggaatttttgatgaGACATTTATCTAAAGTAGCCGAGCACGGTACCAGAACAGGAATGACTGCGAGAAATATCGCCATTGTGTGGGCTCCGAATTTATTGCGATGCAAAGAATTGGAATTCGGTGGCGTCGCAGCCCTTCAAGGTGTTGGTGTTCAAGCTGTCGTTACTGAGTTCTTAATCTCGAATGTTGACTTGGTGTTTTGTAACGATCATATTTCGTTTCATG GAACTGCGAAACGAATACGTCCCAAATCACTGTCACTGGGAACGCCTACAAAATTATTATCACTGGAAGAAGCTCAAAGTAAAAGATTAGGATTAGAGCATTCGCACGAAAATTATATTGAAGTTG GAGGTGGACCGTCGTGTTTGCCGAAAATTTACCATACCGTTATCGAGCTACCTACACGTAAAAGAATACCCTTGAAAAGATCACCGATGGGTTGGAAATCGTTTTTTTCGCGAAGTAGCGGCGGTACTAGTCTGAGAAAAAGTTCTTCTACGAATTCCGGCAAAAGAAAAACCTCCATTCCGAACGAAATCACCTATAAAATGACG GATTCGCTTAAGAAGAAAGACACTGAAGCTAAAACTCGCCTAAGAACTGTTAAAAGTGCAGAATCATTGACTTCCGGTGTAGGTAATGGGTCATCAGTACGTAATTCAATGTGTTTGGAATATTTATCACCGCCATCTCCAAAACATTGCGGTACGTCTGGTCACAGCAGGTCTGTGTCCCATGATTCGTATTTCGATCATCTATCTGAGAATACTCCAATGCATTCGACGTTACGTGACGACGATAAAG GGTTGAGTGATCTTcaagtgaattttgatttagacgaatcagaaatgaaaatattttccgaaGAATCGTCTCAATTGTTTAGCAACACTTCGAGCTCGGAGCAGTtgcag CCTAACATGAAGAAAGTTCCGATTTTGGCTAGTGCTGAAAACACCATCATCGTTGATCCATCGCCCAAAAAGCATAAAACCAGTTGCGACAATAGCTCGTGCAGTTCGGCTACTCTATCTGATGATATGACGGCTGTATCGAATAAACGTTCACGTCTCGAAGAACGTTTATTCGACGAAGACCTGGCTTATATCGATAGTCAATGCACGGATCGC TTGGTGGTTGAAGTAGACGTGCATCATCGCGAAACATCACAAATCTCTTCACCGATGACCGATACAGCATATTCGGAGAATGAAAATGGTTGTACTGTATCCGATACAACGATCACTAATATCAATGTTCCTTATACACCGTTGTCGGAATGCAGTTGTACGACCAGTTCGAATTTCGAATTTAGTTATCAGCGGTTGTCGTCGTCTATGTCGTCGTCGCAGTTGCCGCGCAGCTCGACCGATAGCATGAAAACGAACGAtgggaaaaaatacgaaaatataccAGGAAACAGACTGAGTTACCAAGGTGAACTACGCACCGGTGTTCCGATTAAGAATAATAGGTTAAGCTTGCAAACGTTGACTCCAGGAGTGGAGGGTGATCATTTCGATTCGACTAAAACCACCGCCGTCGGCCAGAACGAAATAAAGTCCACCGATAAAGCGTTCAATAAAAACGTTTGCGAATCTAAAATGTATAGAAACTCCTGTGATTCAAATTATTCCAAAGATGTGTTCAACGATCAGGTGAACGGTACGTTGCACGAGGATGACGAATGGAAATCAGACAAATGCGATGAGAATCAAGCTGATTGCCACTCGTACGAAAACGTACAAAAGCCCAAACTAGTTTTAGACGATAGAGAAATGTTTAGCGATTCTAAGAATATAGAAGCGTGTAACGATTCCCCTTACGAACTGGTCACAATGGTCGGTAATCGTATGACATCCGTTTCGTCGAACGATATCATCGTGCCGAGAGATAACAACGTTATGACTGATTCGAATTACGAAGAAATTCAGCCGGTGTGTACAGCTCGTTGTCTCAATAACGTCGATCATCATTCCGAAGATGATaactatgaaaaaatgtcatcttcGGCGTACTCAGAAAACGATCTGTATAGTTACGAAGGAAGTGTCAGAGATAAAACGAAATCCAATTACGAAGAAATTTCCATCCTCGGTGATGATCTGGCCAGCATGCGAGATCTGTCGTCTTCGAACGAGTCTTTGGAGAGCTCCGCCGACGAAGCAATGGTGGAAAACAATTTATACGAATCATTGGTGGCTGATGATTCTAGTCCTGATCAAGCTGCCAAGAAATTCTCAGTCGCCAAAGAGACCGAAATCGTCGCTGATAATAAAGAAAACCAG AATGTAAATGATTACAAGAATTTCGTCATGATTGTGGAATCCCCGGAAAAAGAAAACACTCAGGAAACGATCTCAAATGACGAACATCCCCTATTGATATCGGAAAATCCCTCTCCATACAGTGATTCGGAGCCTTTATTCGACAAGTCAGAGCCTTTAAACGACGAACAAAATTCCGAACAAATTTCTTCCAAAGAAAACGATCTCGATAAAAATGATATCCCCATGAAAAACGATAACCTGGAAACAAATAGCATCAGACCAAATACTCTAATTAtaccaaatgaaaatgataACTCGGAGTCAACCAAAGAGCCAGATTCGAACGAGAATTTTCCCAACAACGAAAACACGCCTGAAGAAAtcaaaagtaataaaaatgGCGAGATTGAAATGAAGAATAATTTATCCTCCG GGTGCACGAAGAGCGTTCAAGATCTCGTATCAAGATTCGAATGGTCTgccgaaaatgattttttaaacggACGCAAAGACGTAACGCAGAGAAATAAAAGTTTGTCTCCGGATTATCACGAAGATAAGTATCCTTCTTCTAGAAAAGAGTATTTCTCATTACCTCCCGTTCTCGTGAAACGAAAACCATCTGGTGATTCTTCGAGCACCATGCAACCGTCGGACGAGAAAGACGATCAAACGGTCAGAGATCGCATCGAGAAGTATAAAGAAGAACGACGATTAGCTTTAAGACAGAAGTATCAAGTAGACGGTGATATAAACGATCAAAAAGATGAGGAGATGATACGTAGAATTAAgcataaaatccaaaaaaatgacagaaatagTCACGATTTTGATTCTAGTCCTAGCGATGATGCCAGCAGCATAAACAGCGAATTAGTCGCCAAAGATAAACCGGCAGCTGTTACTACTATAAGTATTCTTTATACGTCGCGTAGAAAACGAGACTCCGTCGATGTTGATAAACTAGAAAAAAGCAACTCAGATACCAAAGATTTAAATAACGATGGGTCTCCGAAACGTACAGAAGATGTTTCTTTGAGATGCAAACTCATTACGAATAACATTTGcggtaaaaatgataaaagtttCAAACCTGGTTCGCTATCGAAATCCTACAGTACGGATAGAATCGAACCAGTGAGAGAGTGGTCTTTGAAACAAAATGCGTGCGATGTTAAAAAACCATTTACCGCTAGTTTGGAacgcaaaataaaaaatagcgGAAATGTAGAGAGCTTGGTGGCTAAACGTGTTAATCAACTTTCAGAAGCATCCGAATCTTCGGAAATTTCTCGTTTGAGAAGAAGCGGAGAAATTGG GTCCATGCGTCAAAGAGCTCATAGCACTAGTGGTCCAGTTGCTCCTTATTGTATTCGAGATATTGcggcgatttttgaaactaaagaCAATAATAAATAA
- the CdGAPr gene encoding GTPase-activating protein CdGAPr isoform X1 → MFTSVPDLCSYLLSCCEHEKSVVAVVTSDSEPWSQISSGSGESDHKNGSGSIKIQHLTGSCALGRSRFPKLEECAHFHYEHVELGSLQISLYEEEDLKSLSSLEYNENSENKWLTVKVSSQGQSWLLRRTYENFRMLDQQLHQCIYDRKFSSLPELPPLENLPDKENPQAYIKNHLSKYCERFSEIAGSLINCGPVLSWLQLDNRGRRILVTDGDNCPINTPAVAAAYAVKKYQAVAADEISFDIGDMISVIDMPPPEDSIWWRGKRGFMVGFFPSQCVAVITDKVPRNLQLNQPSTIIEPSKPVLRKHGKLIAFFRAFILSRPSKRHLKQSGILKERVFGCDLGEHLLNSGRDVPMVLKCCSDFIERYGIVDGIYRLSGATSNIQKLRTTFDEDRIPTLYNDDSILQDIHSVASLLKMYFRELPNPLCTYQLYKHFVNAVQNADPAERVASMREVVQKLPPPHFRTLEFLMRHLSKVAEHGTRTGMTARNIAIVWAPNLLRCKELEFGGVAALQGVGVQAVVTEFLISNVDLVFCNDHISFHGTAKRIRPKSLSLGTPTKLLSLEEAQSKRLGLEHSHENYIEVGGGPSCLPKIYHTVIELPTRKRIPLKRSPMGWKSFFSRSSGGTSLRKSSSTNSGKRKTSIPNEITYKMTDSLKKKDTEAKTRLRTVKSAESLTSGVGNGSSVRNSMCLEYLSPPSPKHCGTSGHSRSVSHDSYFDHLSENTPMHSTLRDDDKGLSDLQVNFDLDESEMKIFSEESSQLFSNTSSSEQLQPNMKKVPILASAENTIIVDPSPKKHKTSCDNSSCSSATLSDDMTAVSNKRSRLEERLFDEDLAYIDSQCTDRLVVEVDVHHRETSQISSPMTDTAYSENENGCTVSDTTITNINVPYTPLSECSCTTSSNFEFSYQRLSSSMSSSQLPRSSTDSMKTNDGKKYENIPGNRLSYQGELRTGVPIKNNRLSLQTLTPGVEGDHFDSTKTTAVGQNEIKSTDKAFNKNVCESKMYRNSCDSNYSKDVFNDQVNGTLHEDDEWKSDKCDENQADCHSYENVQKPKLVLDDREMFSDSKNIEACNDSPYELVTMVGNRMTSVSSNDIIVPRDNNVMTDSNYEEIQPVCTARCLNNVDHHSEDDNYEKMSSSAYSENDLYSYEGSVRDKTKSNYEEISILGDDLASMRDLSSSNESLESSADEAMVENNLYESLVADDSSPDQAAKKFSVAKETEIVADNKENQNVNDYKNFVMIVESPEKENTQETISNDEHPLLISENPSPYSDSEPLFDKSEPLNDEQNSEQISSKENDLDKNDIPMKNDNLETNSIRPNTLIIPNENDNSESTKEPDSNENFPNNENTPEEIKSNKNGEIEMKNNLSSGCTKSVQDLVSRFEWSAENDFLNGRKDVTQRNKSLSPDYHEDKYPSSRKEYFSLPPVLVKRKPSGDSSSTMQPSDEKDDQTVRDRIEKYKEERRLALRQKYQVDGDINDQKDEEMIRRIKHKIQKNDRNSHDFDSSPSDDASSINSELVAKDKPAAVTTISILYTSRRKRDSVDVDKLEKSNSDTKDLNNDGSPKRTEDVSLRCKLITNNICGKNDKSFKPGSLSKSYSTDRIEPVREWSLKQNACDVKKPFTASLERKIKNSGNVESLVAKRVNQLSEASESSEISRLRRSGEIGSMRQRAHSTSGPVAPYCIRDIAAIFETKDNNK, encoded by the exons ATGTTTACATCGGTGCCGGATTTATGCTCGTACTTGTTATCGTGTTGCGAACACGAGAAATCGGTGGTGGCGGTGGTGACCAGTGATAGCGAACCATGG TCTCAAATTAGCAGCGGGTCTGGCGAATCCGATCATAAAAATGGATCTGGTAGCATCAAGATACAACACTTGACGGGGTCGTGCGCTCTTGGACGGTCCCGGTTTCCCAAGTTGGAAGAATGCGCTCACTTTCACTACGAGCATGTGGAGTTGGGCTCGTTACAG ATCTCGTTATACGAAGAAGAAGACTTGAAATCTTTATCTAGTCTAGAATATAACGAAAATTCGGAAAACAAATGGCTGACGGTGAAAGTGTCCTCGCAAGGGCAAAGCTGGCTGCTGCGAAGAACGTACGAAAATTTTCGTATGCTAGATCAACAGCTTCATCAGTGCATTTACGATAGGAAATTCAGCTCGTTGCCGGAATTACCTCCTTTGGAAAATTTACCCGATAAAGAAAATCCTCAG GCGTATATTAAAAATCATCTGAGTAAATACTGCGAacgattttcagaaattgccgGTAGTCTAATCAATTGTGGTCCGGTGCTGAGCTGGTTGCAATTAGATAATCGAGGTAGACGGATATTGGTCACCGATGGTGACAATTGTCCGATTAATACTCCGGCTGTTGCAGCTGCCTATgctgtgaaaaaataccaagCTGTGGCCGCTGATGAAATATCATTCGAC ATCGGAGATATGATATCTGTGATTGATATGCCGCCTCCTGAAGACAGCATTTGGTGGCGAGGAAAACGTGGCTTTATGGTAGGATTTTTTCCTTCTCAATGCGTGGCTGTTATTACCGATAAAGTTCCTCGTAATTTACAACTTAATCAACCTTCAACCATAATCGAACCTTCCAAACCAGTGCTCAG GAAACACGGCAAGTTGATAGCATTTTTTCGGGCATTTATCCTGTCCAGACCTTCGAAAAGGCACTTGAAACAATCGGGTATCTTGAAAGAGCGTGTTTTTGGTTGCGATTTGGGCGAGCATTTGTTGAACAGCGGACGAGATG TACCGATGGTGTTGAAATGTTGTTCGGATTTTATCGAAAGGTACGGAATCGTCGATGGGATTTATAGGCTTTCAGGAGCTACGtctaatattcaaaaattaag gACTACTTTCGATGAAGATCGAATACCAACATTATACAACGACGATTCTATTTTACAAGATATCCACAGCGTAGCgtctttgttgaaaatgtattttagaGAATTACCTAATCCATTGTGTACTTACCAGCTGTATAAACATTTCGTCAACGCTGTTCAGAACGCCGATCCAGCCGAAAGAGTAGCCTCGATGCGAGAAGTAGTACAAAAATTACCTCCCCCTCATTTCAG aactttggaatttttgatgaGACATTTATCTAAAGTAGCCGAGCACGGTACCAGAACAGGAATGACTGCGAGAAATATCGCCATTGTGTGGGCTCCGAATTTATTGCGATGCAAAGAATTGGAATTCGGTGGCGTCGCAGCCCTTCAAGGTGTTGGTGTTCAAGCTGTCGTTACTGAGTTCTTAATCTCGAATGTTGACTTGGTGTTTTGTAACGATCATATTTCGTTTCATG GAACTGCGAAACGAATACGTCCCAAATCACTGTCACTGGGAACGCCTACAAAATTATTATCACTGGAAGAAGCTCAAAGTAAAAGATTAGGATTAGAGCATTCGCACGAAAATTATATTGAAGTTG GAGGTGGACCGTCGTGTTTGCCGAAAATTTACCATACCGTTATCGAGCTACCTACACGTAAAAGAATACCCTTGAAAAGATCACCGATGGGTTGGAAATCGTTTTTTTCGCGAAGTAGCGGCGGTACTAGTCTGAGAAAAAGTTCTTCTACGAATTCCGGCAAAAGAAAAACCTCCATTCCGAACGAAATCACCTATAAAATGACG GATTCGCTTAAGAAGAAAGACACTGAAGCTAAAACTCGCCTAAGAACTGTTAAAAGTGCAGAATCATTGACTTCCGGTGTAGGTAATGGGTCATCAGTACGTAATTCAATGTGTTTGGAATATTTATCACCGCCATCTCCAAAACATTGCGGTACGTCTGGTCACAGCAGGTCTGTGTCCCATGATTCGTATTTCGATCATCTATCTGAGAATACTCCAATGCATTCGACGTTACGTGACGACGATAAAG GGTTGAGTGATCTTcaagtgaattttgatttagacgaatcagaaatgaaaatattttccgaaGAATCGTCTCAATTGTTTAGCAACACTTCGAGCTCGGAGCAGTtgcag CCTAACATGAAGAAAGTTCCGATTTTGGCTAGTGCTGAAAACACCATCATCGTTGATCCATCGCCCAAAAAGCATAAAACCAGTTGCGACAATAGCTCGTGCAGTTCGGCTACTCTATCTGATGATATGACGGCTGTATCGAATAAACGTTCACGTCTCGAAGAACGTTTATTCGACGAAGACCTGGCTTATATCGATAGTCAATGCACGGATCGC TTGGTGGTTGAAGTAGACGTGCATCATCGCGAAACATCACAAATCTCTTCACCGATGACCGATACAGCATATTCGGAGAATGAAAATGGTTGTACTGTATCCGATACAACGATCACTAATATCAATGTTCCTTATACACCGTTGTCGGAATGCAGTTGTACGACCAGTTCGAATTTCGAATTTAGTTATCAGCGGTTGTCGTCGTCTATGTCGTCGTCGCAGTTGCCGCGCAGCTCGACCGATAGCATGAAAACGAACGAtgggaaaaaatacgaaaatataccAGGAAACAGACTGAGTTACCAAGGTGAACTACGCACCGGTGTTCCGATTAAGAATAATAGGTTAAGCTTGCAAACGTTGACTCCAGGAGTGGAGGGTGATCATTTCGATTCGACTAAAACCACCGCCGTCGGCCAGAACGAAATAAAGTCCACCGATAAAGCGTTCAATAAAAACGTTTGCGAATCTAAAATGTATAGAAACTCCTGTGATTCAAATTATTCCAAAGATGTGTTCAACGATCAGGTGAACGGTACGTTGCACGAGGATGACGAATGGAAATCAGACAAATGCGATGAGAATCAAGCTGATTGCCACTCGTACGAAAACGTACAAAAGCCCAAACTAGTTTTAGACGATAGAGAAATGTTTAGCGATTCTAAGAATATAGAAGCGTGTAACGATTCCCCTTACGAACTGGTCACAATGGTCGGTAATCGTATGACATCCGTTTCGTCGAACGATATCATCGTGCCGAGAGATAACAACGTTATGACTGATTCGAATTACGAAGAAATTCAGCCGGTGTGTACAGCTCGTTGTCTCAATAACGTCGATCATCATTCCGAAGATGATaactatgaaaaaatgtcatcttcGGCGTACTCAGAAAACGATCTGTATAGTTACGAAGGAAGTGTCAGAGATAAAACGAAATCCAATTACGAAGAAATTTCCATCCTCGGTGATGATCTGGCCAGCATGCGAGATCTGTCGTCTTCGAACGAGTCTTTGGAGAGCTCCGCCGACGAAGCAATGGTGGAAAACAATTTATACGAATCATTGGTGGCTGATGATTCTAGTCCTGATCAAGCTGCCAAGAAATTCTCAGTCGCCAAAGAGACCGAAATCGTCGCTGATAATAAAGAAAACCAG AATGTAAATGATTACAAGAATTTCGTCATGATTGTGGAATCCCCGGAAAAAGAAAACACTCAGGAAACGATCTCAAATGACGAACATCCCCTATTGATATCGGAAAATCCCTCTCCATACAGTGATTCGGAGCCTTTATTCGACAAGTCAGAGCCTTTAAACGACGAACAAAATTCCGAACAAATTTCTTCCAAAGAAAACGATCTCGATAAAAATGATATCCCCATGAAAAACGATAACCTGGAAACAAATAGCATCAGACCAAATACTCTAATTAtaccaaatgaaaatgataACTCGGAGTCAACCAAAGAGCCAGATTCGAACGAGAATTTTCCCAACAACGAAAACACGCCTGAAGAAAtcaaaagtaataaaaatgGCGAGATTGAAATGAAGAATAATTTATCCTCCG GGTGCACGAAGAGCGTTCAAGATCTCGTATCAAGATTCGAATGGTCTgccgaaaatgattttttaaacggACGCAAAGACGTAACGCAGAGAAATAAAAGTTTGTCTCCGGATTATCACGAAGATAAGTATCCTTCTTCTAGAAAAGAGTATTTCTCATTACCTCCCGTTCTCGTGAAACGAAAACCATCTGGTGATTCTTCGAGCACCATGCAACCGTCGGACGAGAAAGACGATCAAACGGTCAGAGATCGCATCGAGAAGTATAAAGAAGAACGACGATTAGCTTTAAGACAGAAGTATCAAGTAGACGGTGATATAAACGATCAAAAAGATGAGGAGATGATACGTAGAATTAAgcataaaatccaaaaaaatgacagaaatagTCACGATTTTGATTCTAGTCCTAGCGATGATGCCAGCAGCATAAACAGCGAATTAGTCGCCAAAGATAAACCGGCAGCTGTTACTACTATAAGTATTCTTTATACGTCGCGTAGAAAACGAGACTCCGTCGATGTTGATAAACTAGAAAAAAGCAACTCAGATACCAAAGATTTAAATAACGATGGGTCTCCGAAACGTACAGAAGATGTTTCTTTGAGATGCAAACTCATTACGAATAACATTTGcggtaaaaatgataaaagtttCAAACCTGGTTCGCTATCGAAATCCTACAGTACGGATAGAATCGAACCAGTGAGAGAGTGGTCTTTGAAACAAAATGCGTGCGATGTTAAAAAACCATTTACCGCTAGTTTGGAacgcaaaataaaaaatagcgGAAATGTAGAGAGCTTGGTGGCTAAACGTGTTAATCAACTTTCAGAAGCATCCGAATCTTCGGAAATTTCTCGTTTGAGAAGAAGCGGAGAAATTGG GTCCATGCGTCAAAGAGCTCATAGCACTAGTGGTCCAGTTGCTCCTTATTGTATTCGAGATATTGcggcgatttttgaaactaaagaCAATAATAAATAA